GAGTATGAATTtgtatagagaaaaaaatatatacgaTTGAGAAAACAATTTGGGGCAAAGTTAGCACAAAAGAATGGTTCAAGTGACTAAATTAGCACAATGaaacttattattaaaatttgttttgttttgttttatgtaCTGACTTACTTGATATTCAAGATAAATAAGTATATGAACTAACCAAAAACAATTGCATCCAAACTTTTATTTGGCATGTATTCATAGATTATCATCTTCTCTTCTCCCTCAATGCAGCAACCGAGAAGTCTAACAAGATTCCGATGTTGGAGTTTAGTAATCAACGCCATCTCATTCATAAATTCTTCAAGTCCTTGTCCAAAGGCTCTACACAATCTCTTCACTGCTATTTCTTGTCCATTATGCAATTCACCCTATAAGAAAGTAAAGAATATTAGCACATATATTTTTGAGAGGGAAAAATGAACTCTACATAAGAAACCATTACCCTATAGACTGGACCGAAGCCACCTTGTCCAAGCTTATTAGCCATATCAAAGTTGTTTGTTGCTGTTGCCAATTCTTCCAAATTAAAGATTGGTAGATCTTGGAGTTTCACATCGTTTAGGTAGTCAAACAGTAAACTCTCATTGCTTTTACTTTTCATTGCTGTtgcaaattatattatttagtaATCCATCTTGCAGTGCCTAGTCTCTGCAGCAAATTAATGGACAATTGGGCACATTACCTCTCTTTTTCTTAGCCATCCACCTCCAGAAGAAGAAAGCAGTGCTGGCTATAGCAATCGCTCCAATAGTCACTGTAATTGTGATGATTACTCTCAAATTTGTCTCCACTTCTGTGTATAAGAAAAGTTTTAAACTAATTCAGTCAAAATTGAGTAAagaaatttaacataaaaatattgaaatcctACTGCATTTGTTGTAAGTAACCAGTTAACCAAACAAGTGGTCCAACTGCTGGATGATCAGAAGCATAAGATTGACTTAAAACAAATGAACTTACCAAATTCTAAATTGGCTAAGCGAATGTATATATCTGATCCACCAACAGAGAATTGTCGTAGGTCAATTAGATTTCCACTCCATGACAGACAACCAATGCCAGTATAATATCCATAAGCTACACAAGAACAGTTCTCCAAACACTGCTTTCGACAATCTTCTTTATTCACTTTTGACCACACTGCAAAGTCTGGCATTTTGATCATCTCCAGTTTCAAAAACCCATCTGCTTTTCCTTCTTCAATACTATTGTTCATTCTTTCACACTGCAATGGTGTCCTCCTGACACATCCACTAGTCCAATTTCCTCTATTCCATTCCTTAATAATCTTCGGCTCAAACCCTCTCAAACAACTGCAGATTGGTGAACTCAGCATATCACAGCTTCCAAATGCATTACATGTGCCATAAACATCACACTCATCTTCTGGAATTAACTGCACAACCTCCCAATCCTTTTTCCCATCATCCCAATATGTCTGCACTACATTTCCTTGCGAACCCAAAACAACTTTTGGCAAATGTAAGCCATCCCAATCAGTAAAACTATCAGAAACTTCCCCTTGTTTGTCATCAACCACAGTAAATCTAGTACGATATACAGGATTCCCGTCTGGCAATCCAAGAAAGACCTGACCATTCCATAGACCAGACCGCCAATATGGGTGACCCTCTTTCCAAACAAAAACTTCAGGAATGTTCAGTGCATCAATGCCTACAGAGAAGCTTCCAATAGATGGATCAGAAGGGCTTTTCCATGATGTCAGCTTTACTCTCTGATCTGTCCTTAAATTAGTACTCAGTTTCATATTTGGCAATAAGGAATTAGAAGGATGTTGAAAACTTTCCCATAGTACCTGTCCTGTAGTATCAACTTGCAACACAAGGTTTCCGAAATCCCTAAGAGTGGCACTAGAATTGGTTACAGAATTTGAAACATTCGATGACCAAAAAATCTCTGCCTGTCCATTTAGTACCACAAGATTTCCTTCCTTGGATATAGTAAGAATCCCAGAAGAATCTTTGAGTGGTTTCTGTCTATTAGCTACCCATATGACAGTGAATACAGAAATATTATTATACCAGATTCCGAGGTAGCGATTGGTAGAATTTGCAGGGCTGAAGAATCCTAGTCTGAAAGCACTCCCATTGGATATTATGTATTCAGTGTCGTTAATGGATTGAGAAGATCTAATGGTGTCTATGGCAACGGTTAAGTTTAAACAGAAGCAACAAAGGACTGACAACAAGTTTGTCTTGCTAAGATTTCCCATAACTTTGTTCTGACTTGATTGTGTGTGAGAATGCAGAACATGTAGCCATGTTCATCTATTACAAGTCATGATTTTGATTCTTCAAGACGGTCAAAAATAGACGCCAACTCAAGACGTTCAAAAGTCTTCaaattaaattgacataaatagtcaaaagttttcaaaattaactCACAAATCGACGCGACGTGTTTAACCACAAAGTTTTCTTCAATACGAATATGGCATCATAAAGAGAGTAGCATAAAATcatattaactattaaaaaaaatgttacctCCCAATTAACATCACTTCGGCTCTGTTTGTTTGGGataattaaatgataaaaaaaatatatcttaattttgggtaaaatactattttgacccctaaactttaccaaaaagttgtttttcatccttaaacttcaccaaaaagttgtttttcatccctaaactttaagaagttcatttttcgtccataaactattaaaaatgttttatttatatccttaaattttacttaaagtttgtttttttatccctaaactattgaaagagttcttttttatctttatttttgtctctatacTATTCAAACAaagtttagaaatgaaaaaaaaaattttaatttaggaatgaaaaacaaacttttactaaagtttagaaaccaaaatagtatttattctttaatttttcacCATAAATATTTGGTAAATGATGGaaaaataagatagaaattatattattattattattattatgaagttattgtagttttttttttttttttttgagaaacaacactgtaatttttttcaaacagAAGCCGAATCTgctttaattacaaaaaaaagatGTAGAGAAACGTCCTCCGTCCACACTGAATACTCGCTAACATGTCTTGCATGTCTAGCAATATTGTGGACTGTACTATTCTTTTatctcagtacatgactaaATTCAATATATGTAAAATCCTTAGCAAGCTCCTTTGCTTCATGAATCCGAGGTACAAAAAACATATGACCAAACTGTaatcttcattttattttttttagccttGCTTCATCCGTCCATGTCTCAGCAATGAACCCGGGTTAAATCACCAATCTCCTTCTCTGTCACTAGGTTCTCAAGCTCGCAACAATTTCACACTACGAGACTCCTGGCTTTTGACGGGGCTGCACAGCCTCCACCATTAATTCTGATGAATCTTCGTCGTCCAACACTTTGCAATCGTTTTCAAGGAAAGTCTGTGGTGGGCACCATGCAAGTGCTTGCTTTTCTCTAATTTTCCAGGTCAAGAGTGTCTGCGGCTCCATTAGGGTTACTTTGGCGCATAATTCTCTTCCAAGACCTAATGTTTGTTGGATGCACATTAATCTCAGCCGTTGGAATGTTTTGCTCATCACATAAGTTAGTGATGACGTGATTAGTTTGATGAGAGGCGGCTACTGTTGAACACCGATGCCATGATATTCTTCTCCAAGATTAATGGGTTGGTGTTAATTGCAATCAAGTTGGCTT
The sequence above is drawn from the Castanea sativa cultivar Marrone di Chiusa Pesio chromosome 5, ASM4071231v1 genome and encodes:
- the LOC142636566 gene encoding G-type lectin S-receptor-like serine/threonine-protein kinase At1g11300 isoform X1 translates to MGNLSKTNLLSVLCCFCLNLTVAIDTIRSSQSINDTEYIISNGSAFRLGFFSPANSTNRYLGIWYNNISVFTVIWVANRQKPLKDSSGILTISKEGNLVVLNGQAEIFWSSNVSNSVTNSSATLRDFGNLVLQVDTTGQVLWESFQHPSNSLLPNMKLSTNLRTDQRVKLTSWKSPSDPSIGSFSVGIDALNIPEVFVWKEGHPYWRSGLWNGQVFLGLPDGNPVYRTRFTVVDDKQGEVSDSFTDWDGLHLPKVVLGSQGNVVQTYWDDGKKDWEVVQLIPEDECDVYGTCNAFGSCDMLSSPICSCLRGFEPKIIKEWNRGNWTSGCVRRTPLQCERMNNSIEEGKADGFLKLEMIKMPDFAVWSKVNKEDCRKQCLENCSCVAYGYYTGIGCLSWSGNLIDLRQFSVGGSDIYIRLANLEFEVETNLRVIITITVTIGAIAIASTAFFFWRWMAKKKRAMKSKSNESLLFDYLNDVKLQDLPIFNLEELATATNNFDMANKLGQGGFGPVYRGELHNGQEIAVKRLCRAFGQGLEEFMNEMALITKLQHRNLVRLLGCCIEGEEKMIIYEYMPNKSLDAIVFDPVHQKLLNWRKRFNIIEGICRGLLYLHRDSRLKIIHRDLKASNILLDQELNPKISDFGMARIFGGNEDQVKTKRVVGTYGYMSPEYAMRGLFSEKSDVFSFGVLLLEIVSGRRNTSICDEEQYSGLTGLAWKLWTNDNIMALVDPTIWDPCFQMDISKCIHVGLLCVQELARDRPNVSTVISMLKREILDLPTPKQPAFMERQIVSNLELTQQGQIRFSNCNVTTSTVSGR
- the LOC142636566 gene encoding G-type lectin S-receptor-like serine/threonine-protein kinase At1g11300 isoform X2, which translates into the protein MGNLSKTNLLSVLCCFCLNLTVAIDTIRSSQSINDTEYIISNGSAFRLGFFSPANSTNRYLGIWYNNISVFTVIWVANRQKPLKDSSGILTISKEGNLVVLNGQAEIFWSSNVSNSVTNSSATLRDFGNLVLQVDTTGQVLWESFQHPSNSLLPNMKLSTNLRTDQRVKLTSWKSPSDPSIGSFSVGIDALNIPEVFVWKEGHPYWRSGLWNGQVFLGLPDGNPVYRTRFTVVDDKQGEVSDSFTDWDGLHLPKVVLGSQGNVVQTYWDDGKKDWEVVQLIPEDECDVYGTCNAFGSCDMLSSPICSCLRGFEPKIIKEWNRGNWTSGCVRRTPLQCERMNNSIEEGKADGFLKLEMIKMPDFAVWSKVNKEDCRKQCLENCSCVAYGYYTGIGCLSWSGNLIDLRQFSVGGSDIYIRLANLEFEVETNLRVIITITVTIGAIAIASTAFFFWRWMAKKKRAMKSKSNESLLFDYLNDVKLQDLPIFNLEELATATNNFDMANKLGQGGFGPVYRGELHNGQEIAVKRLCRAFGQGLEEFMNEMALITKLQHRNLVRLLGCCIEGEEKMIIYEYMPNKSLDAIVFDPVHQKLLNWRKRFNIIEGICRGLLYLHRDSRLKIIHRDLKASNILLDQELNPKISDFGMARIFGGNEDQVKTKRVVGT